In one Aromatoleum aromaticum EbN1 genomic region, the following are encoded:
- a CDS encoding PilZ domain-containing protein produces MSENKPSAARPSVLSLNINSKSALYAAYMPFLANGGIFVPTPRPHQIGDEVFMLLQLMDDPTKHPVAGSVVWITPRGPQGGRTQGIGVHFSADDSGRALRGRIEQILAGHLGSSRPTHTL; encoded by the coding sequence ATGAGCGAAAACAAACCGAGCGCCGCACGTCCGAGCGTGTTGTCGCTGAACATCAACTCGAAGTCCGCGCTGTACGCCGCCTACATGCCATTCCTCGCGAACGGCGGCATCTTCGTGCCGACGCCGCGGCCCCACCAGATCGGCGACGAGGTGTTCATGCTGCTGCAACTGATGGACGACCCGACGAAGCACCCGGTCGCGGGGAGCGTCGTATGGATCACGCCACGTGGCCCCCAGGGCGGCCGCACGCAGGGGATAGGCGTGCATTTCAGTGCCGACGATTCGGGACGCGCGCTGCGCGGGCGCATCGAGCAGATCCTCGCCGGGCACCTCGGTTCCAGTCGCCCGACCCACACCCTTTGA
- a CDS encoding TatD family hydrolase encodes MFVDSHCHLDFPDLAAREDAVLATMAANRVGHALCVSVKLEDFPRVLALAERHANLFASVGVHPDNDDVEEPDEARLGTLADHPKVVAIGETGLDYHWQKDAPEWQRARFRTHIRAARACSKPLIVHTRSAAADTLRLMREEDAAGAGGVMHCFTETREVAEAALDLGFYISFSGIVTFRNATELKAVAQYVPLDRLLIETDAPYLAPVPHRGKTNEPAWVVHVAEEIARLRNEPLERIAVATTENFFRLFRHARRS; translated from the coding sequence ATGTTCGTCGATTCCCATTGTCATCTCGATTTTCCCGACCTGGCCGCGCGTGAAGACGCCGTGCTCGCGACGATGGCGGCCAATCGCGTCGGCCACGCGCTGTGCGTGAGCGTGAAGCTCGAAGACTTCCCGCGCGTGCTGGCGCTCGCCGAGCGTCATGCGAATCTCTTCGCCTCGGTCGGCGTGCATCCCGACAACGACGACGTCGAGGAGCCTGACGAGGCGCGACTCGGCACGCTCGCCGATCACCCGAAAGTGGTCGCGATCGGCGAGACAGGCCTCGACTACCACTGGCAGAAGGACGCTCCCGAATGGCAGCGGGCGCGCTTTCGCACCCACATTCGTGCCGCGCGGGCCTGCAGCAAGCCGCTGATCGTCCATACCCGCTCCGCCGCGGCCGATACGCTGCGCCTGATGCGTGAAGAAGATGCGGCGGGGGCTGGCGGTGTCATGCACTGCTTCACGGAGACGCGCGAAGTGGCCGAAGCGGCGCTCGACCTCGGCTTCTACATTTCCTTCTCCGGCATCGTCACGTTCAGGAACGCGACCGAGCTCAAGGCGGTCGCGCAGTACGTTCCGCTCGATCGCCTGCTGATCGAAACCGATGCGCCGTATCTCGCGCCGGTGCCGCACCGTGGCAAGACCAACGAACCCGCCTGGGTAGTGCATGTCGCCGAAGAGATCGCGCGCTTGCGCAACGAGCCGCTGGAGCGCATCGCTGTGGCGACGACCGAGAATTTCTTTCGCCTGTTCCGCCACGCCCGGAGATCCTGA
- the gdhA gene encoding NADP-specific glutamate dehydrogenase, with protein MRYKSLEEFLSHVEQRNPGQPEFIQAVAEVMESLVPFITEYPRYAEHGLLDRLIEPERAIQFRVSWVDDRGEVQVNRGYRIQHSSAIGPFKGGLRFHPSVNLSVLKFLAFEQTFKNALTTLPMGGGKGGSDFDPKGRSPGEVMRFCQSFMTELYRHVGSDTDVPAGDIGVGGREIGFLAGMMKKLSNKASCVFTGKGLSFGGSLIRPEATGYGMVYFAEEMLRHVGKTMAGMTVSVSGSGNVAQYGIEKAMALGAKVITASDSSGTVIDEAGFTPEKLAVLMDVKNVHYGRVSEYAERLGLHFEPGRRPWHVPVDIAFPCATQNELDGDDAAVLVRNGVSCVAEGANMPSNAAAVRVFEKNGVLYAPGKASNAGGVATSGLEMSQNAMRLSWTREEVDGRLLEIMQGIHHMCLQYGTKPDGSVNYSDGANVAGFVKVADAMLSQGVI; from the coding sequence ATGCGCTATAAGTCCCTCGAAGAGTTCCTGTCCCATGTAGAACAACGCAATCCCGGTCAGCCCGAGTTCATCCAGGCGGTGGCCGAGGTGATGGAAAGCCTCGTGCCGTTCATCACCGAATATCCGCGTTATGCCGAGCACGGCCTGCTTGACCGCCTCATCGAGCCGGAGCGCGCCATCCAGTTCCGTGTGTCGTGGGTCGACGACCGCGGCGAAGTCCAGGTCAACCGCGGCTACCGCATCCAGCACAGCTCGGCGATCGGGCCGTTCAAGGGGGGCCTGCGCTTCCATCCGTCGGTGAACCTGTCGGTGCTGAAATTCCTGGCATTCGAGCAGACGTTCAAGAACGCCTTGACGACGCTGCCGATGGGCGGCGGCAAGGGCGGCTCCGACTTCGATCCGAAAGGGCGCAGCCCCGGCGAGGTGATGCGTTTTTGCCAGAGCTTCATGACCGAACTGTATCGGCATGTCGGCTCGGATACCGATGTGCCGGCGGGTGACATCGGCGTCGGAGGGCGCGAGATCGGCTTTCTCGCCGGCATGATGAAAAAGCTGTCGAACAAGGCGAGCTGCGTATTCACGGGCAAGGGGCTGAGCTTTGGCGGCTCGCTGATCCGTCCGGAAGCGACCGGTTACGGCATGGTGTATTTCGCCGAGGAGATGCTGCGTCACGTCGGCAAGACGATGGCGGGCATGACGGTCTCGGTCTCGGGCTCGGGCAACGTCGCGCAGTACGGCATCGAGAAGGCGATGGCGCTCGGCGCGAAGGTCATCACCGCGTCCGACTCGAGCGGCACCGTCATCGACGAGGCGGGTTTCACGCCCGAGAAGCTCGCGGTGCTGATGGACGTCAAGAACGTCCATTACGGTCGCGTCAGCGAATACGCCGAGCGACTCGGTCTGCATTTCGAGCCCGGCAGGCGGCCGTGGCACGTGCCGGTCGACATCGCGTTCCCGTGTGCGACGCAGAACGAGCTCGACGGCGACGACGCCGCGGTGCTCGTGCGCAACGGCGTCAGTTGCGTCGCCGAGGGCGCGAACATGCCGTCCAATGCGGCTGCCGTGCGCGTGTTCGAGAAGAACGGCGTGCTGTATGCGCCAGGCAAGGCGAGCAATGCCGGTGGGGTGGCCACTTCCGGCCTCGAGATGAGCCAGAACGCGATGCGCCTGTCGTGGACGCGCGAAGAGGTCGATGGGCGCCTGCTCGAGATCATGCAGGGGATTCACCACATGTGCCTGCAGTACGGCACCAAGCCCGACGGCTCCGTGAATTACTCCGACGGCGCAAACGTCGCAGGTTTCGTCAAGGTCGCGGACGCGATGCTTTCTCAGGGCGTCATCTGA
- a CDS encoding ankyrin repeat domain-containing protein, translated as MKRTILAALLALTLGSAPVQASSYDDSLDAARLGDTRPLVQLLNRGLDPNTVDEQGNTLLILAAREGHADTVAAILEFRPKLGQRNAAGDSALMMAVLKGHDGVVDLLLEAGAPVDHDGWTPLMYAAFEGRAAILERLLAQGADVNALAPNKSNALMLAARNGHIDVVRRLLRTDVDLDQKNDAGFTVDSWAQANGNTDIAELVRTERSRRTKEASPALRMETK; from the coding sequence ATGAAGCGAACGATCCTTGCCGCGCTGCTTGCCCTCACGCTCGGCAGTGCCCCCGTCCAGGCCAGCAGCTACGACGATTCGCTGGACGCCGCGCGGCTCGGCGACACCCGGCCGCTGGTACAGCTGCTCAACCGCGGGCTCGATCCGAACACCGTCGATGAACAGGGCAATACGCTGCTGATCCTCGCGGCGCGCGAAGGCCACGCGGACACCGTCGCGGCGATTCTCGAATTCCGGCCGAAGCTCGGCCAACGCAACGCGGCGGGCGATTCGGCGTTGATGATGGCGGTGCTCAAGGGCCATGACGGCGTCGTCGATCTGCTCCTCGAAGCGGGCGCTCCGGTCGATCACGACGGCTGGACGCCGCTGATGTACGCGGCTTTCGAAGGCCGTGCCGCGATCCTCGAACGCCTGCTGGCACAAGGGGCGGATGTCAACGCGCTGGCGCCGAACAAGTCGAACGCGCTGATGCTCGCCGCGCGCAACGGTCACATCGACGTCGTACGCCGGCTGCTGCGCACGGACGTCGATCTCGACCAGAAGAACGATGCCGGCTTCACGGTCGACAGCTGGGCGCAGGCCAACGGCAACACCGACATCGCCGAGCTGGTGCGAACCGAGCGCAGCAGGCGCACGAAGGAGGCGTCACCGGCGCTGCGGATGGAAACGAAGTAG
- a CDS encoding M20 aminoacylase family protein produces the protein MSVIESIRPRLAKLTEIRRDLHAHPELAFAEHRTAELIARHLETAGIEVHRGLGRTGVVGVVRGGRGLRAIGLRADIDALPMQERNEFAHRSVHEGCMHACGHDGHATMLLGAADALAARRDFDGTVYLIFQPAEEGEGGGLAMIEDGLFERFPMESVFGMHNWPGMPAGQFGVRSGPVMASADRFDIDVRGHGAHAAMPHLGADPVTAGAALVQAIQTIVSRTLDPIDSAVVSVTRFNAGEAYNVIPDRARLCGTVRAFSETVQDRIESGLQRICDGVAAAFDVEVTLDYRRGYPPTINSAAEAAMCAEVASELVGSVNVATDARPSMGAEDFAYFLQRKPGCYVWIGNGEGEGGCMLHNPTYDFNDDIIATGVAYWVELVRKVLAPAR, from the coding sequence ATGAGCGTCATCGAATCCATCCGGCCCCGTCTCGCGAAACTCACCGAGATACGCCGCGACCTCCACGCCCATCCCGAGCTCGCGTTCGCCGAACACCGTACCGCCGAGCTGATCGCGCGCCATCTGGAGACGGCGGGCATCGAAGTCCACCGCGGGCTCGGCAGGACCGGCGTCGTTGGTGTCGTGCGCGGCGGGCGCGGCCTGCGGGCGATCGGCCTGCGCGCCGATATCGACGCGTTGCCGATGCAGGAGCGCAACGAGTTCGCCCACCGTTCCGTGCACGAAGGGTGCATGCACGCGTGCGGGCATGACGGACATGCCACGATGCTGCTCGGGGCGGCCGACGCGCTCGCGGCGCGACGCGACTTCGACGGCACGGTGTACCTGATTTTCCAGCCTGCCGAGGAGGGCGAAGGGGGCGGACTGGCGATGATCGAGGACGGCCTGTTCGAACGTTTCCCGATGGAGTCCGTTTTCGGCATGCACAACTGGCCCGGCATGCCCGCCGGACAGTTCGGCGTGCGCAGTGGCCCGGTCATGGCGAGCGCGGACCGTTTCGACATCGACGTGCGCGGCCACGGCGCCCATGCGGCGATGCCTCATCTGGGCGCCGACCCGGTGACCGCGGGCGCGGCGCTGGTGCAGGCGATCCAGACCATCGTCAGCCGTACCCTCGATCCGATCGACTCGGCGGTGGTTTCCGTCACGCGGTTCAATGCCGGCGAGGCATACAACGTGATTCCCGACCGCGCCCGGTTGTGCGGCACTGTGCGCGCCTTCAGCGAAACCGTTCAGGACCGGATCGAATCGGGGCTGCAGCGCATCTGCGACGGCGTCGCCGCGGCGTTCGATGTCGAGGTTACGCTGGATTACCGCCGCGGCTATCCGCCGACGATAAACAGCGCGGCGGAAGCTGCCATGTGTGCGGAAGTTGCGAGCGAACTGGTCGGCTCGGTGAATGTCGCGACCGACGCGCGCCCGAGCATGGGGGCCGAGGACTTCGCGTACTTCCTGCAGCGCAAGCCCGGCTGCTATGTCTGGATCGGCAACGGGGAGGGCGAGGGCGGGTGCATGCTGCACAATCCGACTTACGACTTCAACGACGACATCATCGCGACGGGCGTCGCGTACTGGGTCGAACTGGTGCGCAAGGTGCTGGCTCCGGCGCGATGA
- the tmk gene encoding dTMP kinase → MSGSQAQARFITFEGIDGAGKSSQIAAVVALLEARGLCVEQTREPGGTALGERLRELLLHEPMHLETEALLMFAARREHLAARILPALAAGRWVVSDRFSDATYAYQVGGRGLDPAKFAALEAWVHPGFQPDLTLVFDLPPEVAAARLAKGGAEPDRFEREQRDFFERVRAAYLERARMAPGRIRIIDAGGTAESIRAEVEAIVEECCLR, encoded by the coding sequence TTGAGCGGATCGCAGGCGCAGGCACGTTTCATCACGTTCGAAGGCATAGACGGGGCGGGCAAGAGCAGCCAGATCGCGGCCGTCGTCGCGCTGCTCGAGGCACGCGGCCTGTGCGTCGAACAGACCCGTGAACCCGGCGGCACGGCGCTCGGCGAGCGCTTGCGCGAGCTGCTCCTGCACGAGCCGATGCATCTCGAGACCGAAGCGCTGCTGATGTTCGCCGCGCGCCGCGAGCATCTCGCCGCGCGCATCCTGCCGGCACTCGCGGCCGGGCGATGGGTCGTGTCGGACCGCTTTTCGGATGCCACCTATGCGTACCAGGTGGGCGGGCGCGGCCTCGACCCGGCGAAGTTCGCAGCGCTCGAAGCGTGGGTGCATCCGGGCTTCCAGCCCGACCTGACGCTCGTCTTCGATCTGCCACCGGAGGTCGCCGCTGCACGGCTCGCAAAAGGCGGCGCAGAACCCGACCGCTTCGAGCGCGAGCAGCGCGATTTCTTCGAGCGGGTGCGCGCCGCGTACCTCGAACGGGCGCGTATGGCGCCCGGGCGGATCCGGATCATCGATGCCGGAGGTACGGCCGAATCGATCCGCGCCGAGGTCGAGGCGATCGTCGAGGAGTGTTGCCTGCGATGA
- a CDS encoding ABC transporter permease: MKTVRLAWRMMLRDLRAGELLLLGIAIVIAVASLTSVGFLADRVSRGLDREANQLLGGDLLLRADRPWDRQFADEARRRGLRTAETVVFTSMVSTAEAAQLAGVKAVEADYPLRGSVRVAPGPNRPDAVAERMPQHGEVWLDERLFAALGVAVGDKVGLGQLEFLVGAMVTFESDRGANFFSLLPRAIFNAADLPATGLLIAGSRARWRLHLAGEPEAVAGFERWAQQRLGRGQEVESIENARPEVRGALDQAQRFLRLAALLAVILAAVAVGLAARRFMQRHLDGCAVMRCLGAGQAQVLWIVIGEFVFFGLVAATLGGAAGWAVQFGLAAVLAEVMEAELPAPSLLPFAHGVAVGMVLLVGFVLPQLLRLGNVSTVRVLRREMGAVEPVSGLAWACGAGALLAIIFWIAGDLKLGATVAAGFAAALGLFALAAWGVLHAIAGSRGRRTIRQGGWRYGLASLARRMTGSVIQATALGLGMTALLLLTLVRTDLLENWRGMTPPDAPNRFIINIQPDQREPLAAFFVDHGLVAPDIMPMIRGRLVAINDRPVDPDDFVDQRTKRLAEREFNLSYGAMLPDGNRVADGRWHGDQREPQFSVEKGLAQTFALQIGDRVRFDIAGRLVEAPITSVRELDWNSMRVNFFFIAAPGMLEADPASLITSFRLPLESHAFTAALVARFPNLSVIDVGAVIEQVRSMTDKLVLIVQFVFGFAVLAGFVVLYAALQSTHDERDYELAVLRTLGARNRQVRDALLAEFLVLGGVAGALAGVGATVIGWALAHYVFKMTYVPAPWPTLLAIVIGAVGVVAGGWFGTRKLLARPPLASLRAAG; the protein is encoded by the coding sequence ATGAAAACCGTCCGGCTCGCGTGGCGCATGATGTTGCGCGACCTGCGCGCGGGCGAGCTGCTCCTGCTCGGCATCGCCATCGTCATCGCGGTGGCGAGCCTGACGAGCGTGGGTTTCCTTGCCGACCGCGTGTCACGCGGGCTGGACCGCGAAGCGAACCAGCTGCTCGGGGGCGACCTGTTGCTGCGTGCCGACCGGCCGTGGGACCGGCAATTTGCGGACGAAGCACGGCGGCGCGGCCTGCGGACCGCCGAGACGGTGGTATTCACCAGCATGGTGAGCACGGCAGAGGCGGCCCAGCTTGCCGGCGTCAAGGCGGTCGAGGCGGACTATCCGCTGCGCGGCAGCGTGCGCGTCGCGCCCGGTCCTAACCGGCCGGATGCGGTCGCCGAACGAATGCCGCAGCATGGCGAAGTCTGGCTCGACGAACGACTTTTCGCCGCGCTCGGCGTCGCCGTCGGCGACAAGGTCGGACTCGGGCAGCTCGAGTTCCTGGTTGGGGCCATGGTGACGTTCGAGTCTGACCGCGGCGCGAATTTCTTCAGCCTGCTGCCGCGCGCGATCTTCAATGCCGCTGACCTGCCCGCAACGGGCCTGTTGATCGCCGGCAGCCGCGCGAGGTGGCGGCTGCACCTGGCGGGCGAGCCGGAGGCCGTCGCGGGTTTCGAACGCTGGGCGCAGCAGCGGCTCGGGCGCGGTCAGGAGGTCGAAAGCATCGAGAATGCGCGCCCCGAGGTGCGCGGTGCGCTCGACCAGGCGCAGCGCTTCCTGCGGCTCGCGGCGCTCCTCGCGGTGATCCTCGCCGCGGTCGCAGTCGGCCTCGCGGCGCGCCGCTTCATGCAGCGTCATCTCGATGGCTGCGCGGTGATGCGCTGCCTCGGCGCGGGCCAGGCGCAGGTGTTGTGGATCGTCATCGGCGAGTTCGTGTTCTTCGGGCTCGTCGCGGCGACGCTCGGCGGTGCGGCCGGGTGGGCGGTGCAGTTCGGGCTTGCGGCGGTGCTCGCCGAAGTGATGGAGGCGGAGCTGCCAGCGCCGTCGCTGCTGCCGTTTGCGCATGGCGTGGCGGTCGGCATGGTGCTGCTGGTCGGCTTCGTGCTGCCGCAACTGCTGCGGCTCGGGAACGTATCAACCGTGCGGGTGCTGCGGCGCGAAATGGGCGCGGTCGAGCCGGTCAGCGGGCTCGCCTGGGCGTGCGGGGCCGGCGCGCTGCTCGCGATCATTTTCTGGATCGCCGGCGACCTGAAGCTCGGCGCGACAGTCGCGGCCGGCTTTGCGGCGGCGCTCGGCCTGTTTGCGCTCGCAGCCTGGGGCGTACTGCATGCGATTGCCGGGTCCAGGGGCCGCCGCACGATCCGCCAGGGGGGCTGGCGCTACGGCCTCGCGTCGCTCGCGCGACGGATGACGGGCAGCGTGATCCAGGCGACCGCACTCGGGCTCGGGATGACAGCGCTTCTGCTGCTGACGCTGGTGCGTACCGATCTGCTCGAGAACTGGCGCGGGATGACGCCGCCGGACGCGCCGAACCGCTTCATCATCAACATCCAGCCCGATCAGCGCGAACCGCTCGCAGCGTTCTTCGTGGACCACGGACTCGTTGCCCCCGACATCATGCCGATGATCCGCGGCCGCCTGGTCGCGATCAACGACCGGCCGGTCGACCCGGACGATTTCGTCGATCAGCGCACGAAACGGCTCGCCGAACGGGAATTCAACCTGAGCTACGGCGCCATGCTTCCCGACGGAAATCGGGTCGCGGACGGACGCTGGCACGGCGATCAGCGCGAACCTCAGTTCTCGGTCGAGAAAGGCCTCGCGCAGACTTTCGCGTTGCAGATCGGCGACCGCGTGCGCTTCGATATTGCCGGACGTCTCGTCGAGGCACCGATCACGAGCGTGCGCGAGCTCGATTGGAATTCGATGCGCGTCAATTTCTTTTTCATCGCCGCGCCCGGCATGCTCGAAGCCGATCCGGCGAGCCTGATCACGAGCTTTCGTCTGCCGCTTGAAAGCCACGCGTTCACGGCCGCGCTGGTGGCCCGCTTCCCGAACCTGTCCGTCATCGACGTCGGCGCAGTCATCGAGCAGGTCCGCTCGATGACCGACAAGCTGGTGCTGATCGTGCAGTTCGTGTTCGGCTTCGCGGTGCTGGCAGGGTTCGTCGTGCTGTACGCGGCGCTGCAATCGACGCACGACGAGCGCGATTACGAACTCGCGGTGCTGCGCACGCTCGGGGCGCGCAACCGCCAGGTGCGCGACGCGCTGCTCGCCGAATTTCTCGTGCTCGGCGGCGTCGCCGGGGCGCTCGCCGGTGTCGGTGCGACGGTGATCGGCTGGGCGCTTGCGCATTACGTGTTCAAGATGACGTATGTGCCGGCGCCGTGGCCGACCTTGCTCGCGATCGTCATCGGCGCGGTCGGTGTCGTCGCCGGGGGCTGGTTCGGCACGCGCAAGCTGCTCGCGCGCCCGCCGCTCGCGAGCCTGCGGGCAGCGGGGTGA
- the holB gene encoding DNA polymerase III subunit delta', whose product MIHPWLQETWQRLVALGERLPHALLFVGPAGLGKRDLADALAARLLCATPRPDGCACDRCTTCQLRRSGNHPDLFMIVPAADMEAGNGDESREGGERDIGSAKKKSTQIVIEQIRDLQQSLSVTGHQSGRRVIVVDPAEAMNPYTANALLKLLEEPPAGCLFVLVSSAPRRLLPTIRSRCQQWSFSQPATDVVGQWLGTQEAPAADLLALTGGMPLAAQRLAGQGAGALLARFVRDVAQLPATDPLQLAGQWEAWLKSKEALAAGFGIVQLVEWMQRWVTDLASLRLGGRVRFFPREEEVVRALAQRSNVAAVLNCYNEFARIRRVAQHPLNARLMLEDMLLRYARALAEPRS is encoded by the coding sequence ATGATCCACCCGTGGCTGCAGGAAACCTGGCAGCGGCTCGTCGCGCTCGGTGAACGCCTGCCGCACGCGCTGCTGTTCGTCGGGCCGGCGGGACTCGGCAAGCGCGATCTCGCCGACGCGCTGGCGGCGCGGCTGCTGTGTGCGACGCCTCGCCCGGACGGCTGCGCCTGCGACCGGTGCACGACTTGCCAACTGCGCCGCTCGGGCAACCACCCCGATCTCTTCATGATCGTGCCGGCTGCCGACATGGAAGCGGGCAACGGCGACGAGAGCAGGGAAGGCGGGGAACGCGACATCGGGTCGGCAAAGAAGAAGTCCACGCAGATCGTCATCGAGCAGATCCGCGACCTGCAGCAATCGCTGTCGGTGACCGGGCACCAGAGCGGTCGACGCGTCATCGTCGTCGATCCGGCCGAGGCAATGAACCCATATACCGCCAACGCGCTACTGAAGCTGCTCGAAGAGCCTCCCGCCGGGTGCCTGTTCGTGCTCGTGTCCTCGGCTCCGCGCCGCCTGCTGCCGACGATCCGCAGCCGCTGCCAGCAGTGGAGCTTTTCGCAGCCGGCGACGGACGTGGTCGGGCAGTGGCTCGGCACGCAGGAAGCCCCGGCGGCGGACCTCCTCGCCCTGACCGGCGGCATGCCGCTTGCAGCGCAGCGGTTGGCCGGGCAGGGCGCCGGCGCGCTGCTTGCCCGTTTCGTGCGCGACGTGGCGCAGTTGCCCGCAACCGATCCGCTCCAGCTTGCGGGTCAGTGGGAAGCCTGGCTGAAATCGAAGGAAGCGCTCGCAGCCGGTTTCGGTATCGTGCAGCTGGTCGAATGGATGCAGCGCTGGGTCACCGATCTTGCTTCGCTGCGCCTCGGCGGCCGCGTACGGTTCTTTCCCCGCGAGGAAGAGGTGGTGCGCGCGCTGGCGCAGCGCTCCAACGTGGCCGCAGTGCTGAACTGCTACAATGAATTCGCCCGGATTCGCCGGGTCGCACAGCATCCGCTGAATGCCCGACTGATGCTCGAAGACATGCTGTTGCGCTATGCGCGCGCGCTGGCGGAACCCCGATCATGA
- the mltG gene encoding endolytic transglycosylase MltG: MKSLLLRLFLVVALGAAASLAAAWWYVTRPLPLARPVVDFTVQRGFTMRETAAAIAGAGVDVDPRVLYWVARLTGKADRILAGSYEVHTGVTPWLLILKLSSGDVSQAQLRLVEGWNFRQVRAALEASPELIQDTVGLSEAEILQRIGATESHPEGLFFPDTYLFDKQSSALALLARTYRAMHERLAQAWETRNPDLPLASPYEALILASIVEKETGRAEDRTLIASVFVNRLRSGMRLQTDPTVIYGQGNAFDGNLRKRDLETDHAYNTYTRTGLPPTPIAMPGLDALLAAVRPPTTDYLYFVSRGDGTSEFSTNLNDHNKAVSQYQRRTGS; encoded by the coding sequence TCCGATTGTTTCTCGTCGTCGCACTCGGCGCTGCAGCGAGTCTCGCCGCCGCGTGGTGGTATGTCACGCGTCCGCTGCCGCTCGCCCGGCCGGTCGTCGACTTCACGGTGCAGCGCGGGTTTACGATGCGCGAGACGGCTGCGGCGATCGCCGGTGCCGGTGTCGATGTCGATCCGCGCGTGCTGTACTGGGTCGCGCGGCTCACGGGCAAGGCCGACCGCATTCTGGCGGGCAGCTACGAGGTCCACACCGGGGTCACGCCGTGGCTGCTGATCCTCAAGCTGTCTAGCGGTGACGTGTCGCAGGCTCAACTGCGCCTCGTCGAGGGCTGGAATTTCCGCCAGGTACGGGCCGCGCTCGAAGCAAGCCCCGAACTGATACAGGATACCGTGGGCCTGTCGGAGGCGGAGATCCTGCAGCGCATCGGCGCGACGGAGTCCCATCCCGAAGGGCTGTTCTTTCCCGATACCTATCTTTTCGACAAACAGTCGAGCGCGCTGGCGCTGCTCGCCCGCACGTATCGGGCGATGCACGAGCGGCTCGCGCAGGCGTGGGAGACGCGAAACCCCGATCTGCCTCTCGCGTCGCCGTACGAAGCGCTGATCCTCGCCTCGATCGTCGAGAAGGAAACAGGTCGCGCGGAAGATCGCACGCTCATTGCATCGGTGTTCGTGAACCGCCTGCGCAGCGGCATGCGTTTGCAGACCGATCCGACGGTGATCTATGGCCAGGGCAACGCGTTCGACGGGAATCTGCGCAAGCGCGACCTCGAAACCGACCACGCCTACAACACCTATACGCGCACCGGGCTTCCGCCGACCCCGATCGCGATGCCGGGACTCGACGCGCTGCTGGCCGCGGTCAGGCCGCCGACGACCGATTACCTCTATTTCGTCTCTCGCGGTGACGGCACGAGCGAGTTTTCGACGAATCTGAACGACCATAACAAGGCCGTGAGTCAATACCAGCGGAGAACGGGAAGTTGA